The sequence TTCGACATTCATCACCACACCGGTCGTGCTTCATAATTTGCCCCGATATATCATAATTGACACATATAACCTCTGAGACGGTCACATCTTTATCAATTTTCTCATCTCCAGCTATAACCTCCGAGATTGTGCCCTTGGTGTCAATGTTTTTCATGCCTTGGTTCCGGGATGGAATAACAACGTTGGCAGAGGAGATGTATGGCCGTCTGTATGGTGTACCAGATTCATTGCCTTTCACTCGATTGATGGTGGTCATGTACCGAGGTTCCCAAGGAAATCTATCATGAGCATATAAAAAACCAATATCAACATCCGAAATAAATAAGATGGTATCAAGTCAGGCTTGAAATCGTAATTTAACATTATCTAAGCCTGAAATCCATAACAGATttctatttttctctttttctctgttcctattggattatatatatatagctaaaagaAACTTATTTTTCCCCTTCTGCCTTCTGAGAACAAGCTTAAGTTGCAAGGGTAAATTAAAACCCAATGTTGATCACAGCCCAATGGATCCAAAATTTAGCATCAGAACAAGAAAACACCACCCCTAAATTTGcctgaaaaaaaatcttgagaaGGGCATCCGAGACTATATAGTAGCAAGTAAAGGCACAAACTTTAGCATCAGGACAAGAAAGCACACCGGAAAACAGGTGGATTGGGAGACACCATGGGTGGAGAAACTCGTCGTGTAGGCACTGGTGGTGGCAATAACCAGTAAGGCGCTGCACTTATCATGGAAGTGAAAGGAGATCgcgagggagaagagaggcggTGCATCGGGGCAAGAGAGGTGGCGGCGTTCGGGCGTCGGGGAAGACGCGGAATAGAGCGGAGGGTTCGCATCTGGGcaagccgcggcggcggtggaggcgggggtGCCCGGGACTcgtccggccggcggcgaggcgaggcgacgcgaAACGCTCATCGCCGAGTGCTCGAGGCCTCTCTTGGGGAGATCGACCTAACATGGGCCACCGGTGCAGACGGCCCACATCAGGAAGAGAAAGTTTACTAAAGGTCCCTATTTTGTCGTAACTGGAAAAGTTTacttagggcttgtttagttggaaaaaaaaatttcccctCTATGTTAGATCggatatatatttgaagtattaaacgtagtctaataataaaacaaattatagattccgccagaaaactgtgagacaaatttattaagcctaattaatccatcattagcaaatatttattgtagcaccacatgtcaagtcatggcgcaattaggcttaaaagatttgtatCGCAATTTTGCTaacaaactgtgtaattgttttttttctacgtttaatatttcatgtatgtatccaaacattcgatgcgaCAGCgtaaaaaattttgtttgggaactaaagaGACCCTTAGCTCCCTTATTTGCACCTTAGTTCGAATTTCGTCCCTAAACCATAATAAAACGTGTCACTCAACCGATAAAACAGTTGTAGAGATCTATCGCAGTTTTGTCCGACATGACTAGTTGACCAGAGTCAACTAAGtcaaatgtgggacccacgtgtgaTCCACGTGTCAGGGCCCTTCCTTCTGTTCCCATCTCacttcacctctctctctcttcttcttccctttgTTTCCATCTCACCAAGGCACGGAAGGCTGGCGGCGGGCGGTGAGAAGGGAAAGCAGTGGGAGGTCGGGGGAGGCGTGCGTTGGCCAGCGAAGAGGGAGAGCACGCCCACGAAGACGTTCGAGATGACTTCGCCTCCACCGACTACGACATCGACGCAATCGCTCCAGCTCGACGTCGGTGAAGGCGACGGTCGACCGGGAGAAGGGCGGCgtgtggcggccggcgggagaggagctgGACAGCGACAACGTCGACCCGGGCCTCCGATCCCACAGCGCGACGCGGCAGATGTAGACACACTTGCCGACCAACTGCGTCCATCCCGGCGTCGCCATGTTTCTCCTGTGGTGTTCATCTGAATTCTCTAGGAGGAACACGTGCCTTCTCTAGTTTATGCTCGGGTACTATTTATCTAAAATTTGTCCTTTTCTTTACTCCCAAATAAAATCAAGTTTGAACTTGAATTTTAGTGAGAATGTATTTCGTGCCTACACCAATCTCTAATAATGTTTTTACCAATTTAGAAAATTTTTAGATATGATTTTCACTTATTTGATGGATTTACCggatatttttccttttttttcttataaacaaGGATGGAGCTGCCGAGTGAGGATTGACTGAGCTTTCTTTCGTTGCTCATGGATTACTCTATTAATTATTCATTTATTTGATCTACTATTGTCTTGAGATGAGATGCGTGATCAGCCATGTGTTTTGGTAAAATAAGATTTTCAGGAGTATTAATCTGTAGGCTGTCCGACAATCGTCTTTGTTGTTTGAACTTGGTATGTTTAGGCTTactatctattatctaaaaaactaCTAGTACTTTCAACAAAGGTAGTGAAAGTGTGAGTCGCACTGTCATTTGTGCtagaaaaacatttgatgaaTTGTACCCTCCTCACTCCTCAGTCATCACCAttactaataaaatgaattatgtGATTTGCCTTCTGTAATTGGATATTATGAGCTGAACATCAAGAGGTAGAGTCATGTACTAtccctcgcaaaaaaaaaaaaaagagtcatgTACTATCCTCCTGTATTCTCGTTTTCGCAGTTCTCATCCACCGAAAAATAAACAGAGAAGCCACTCTGTCGATATGGCAGAGAAATTCCTCCATATTTTTAACCCAGTCCAGCAAGGCAATCCCTGGTACTAATATAATGGAGAAGATACAAAATGTGAAAAAACTGCACTGCACGACTGTAAAATATGCAGGCAGAAACTACTTTGGAAGGAACTTTTATCAAGCTATAGTAAGATACATTCTCAGCATCTCTAGAATGCTGAGTAAGGCCACACTAGACAGGCCAACTTATAATTAGTCCTTCTAGCTAGGCCAGAGACCTGGAGGAAACAACTTCAAGTAGAAACTACTAAAACTTATTACAGTAGCTCACAATCCAAGATTGCCACAACTAGGTTTATGAAGCTGCAAGTTTTTATTCACTCTTAGCCCACACTCGTTATAGAAGCAAAGTCGACCAAGTCACCTTCACTAAGATTAACGCAAAAGCAGTATTTATTTCTTGAGTATCATGCCCATGGATTTTCGGCTTGAAGGAACAGCAACGTTGGTCGAAACTGGATGACAATGTGCCTACTTTGAAATTTAACTCTATCAAAGAGTTCATGCTTACAGCAACCACCGACCTCTTTAACCCACATGGCTCAGTGATGGTATCATCAAATAGACGGATTTCCTTGTCCAAGCCACTTGTTAAACAACCAAGCAACAAATCAAAACTGCTTTTCACTTCTAATATAACAACCTCTACAGTCGCCTCAACTGCCCAACAAAGACGTGATAAAGTTATCTCAACTACACCGTAATCACCAGGGAGATGAATTGCATATGGTTCATCCCATAGGCCTGCAGGGCCTATCAATGATGCACCATCGATCAGCTGTATGTCATCTTTTTCTTGTTCGCCCGTTTTGATCCTCATGTCATATTCGATTAGAGCATAGTCCATCATGTCTATCCCTCGCTTAGGGCCTGCCATGTTGATGAGTGAACCCTGCAAAATTATTGTATTTAGTTGTTTTCCATATAAAAGTAAGAAATATCTAAAGCTAGATGCTTCCCTTATGGTGTTTCACTATCTAAAAGGAACATTTTACAACTGATAACCAATATATCATGTATCAAACAATATGGTTACAAAATGCATAATGGTGATAGAGAGGGGATATTGGACCCCGTTGTTCATTTGATTTTGTTTCAAATCCCAAATAAACATAAGCCTGTGTAAAATGAAAGAGAAGACTTATCTAATGATGGGATCATTAATGCTATGCATCTTCATATGCCTATGAACAAAAGAAAATCGATTTGTAGTGTACTAAGCAACAACCAAGTGTCCAAAATTATTCAGCGCGAGActttttttggaaatacatgttATTCCCTTAGTTTCATAATTTAAATATGTTTTCATAGTAAATCGTCATTTCATAATATAGATACACCGACTCCCTCTGTCCATCAATGTGAGGTGCGGTGTGGAAGGAGGCACTCTTCAAAGGTAGATTTTGACCTTTGATTTCTCTATTAATATATTGTCAAATGCTATAAAATTAACATCTTAAAAGTAGTTCGAGTATCGGCTGTTATCGGAGGATCTCAGATTAAagatgataattttattatggTACATGGGTTCATAGAACATTTACTTCCAATTATAAGTCCTAGAGAGAGGCCTTCTGGTAAATGGGTTCCTCCATTGGGTTAGTTGCTGAAAGTAAACATCGATGGTTCCCTTTATGCTCAAACAAACAGAGGTGGATGGGGTGCAATTGTGAAGGATTGCCAAGGCCAACCTATTGTGGCAGCAGCAGGTAGTCTAATGAATCAATGGCTTGTATTGAAGCTCTCAATTTGGGCATCTATTTTGGTATAAGGCATGTCATTGAAGAAACTGACTCTAAACAACTAATTCAAGCAATTAACTATGATGGATTAGATAATGGTATTGACACTGCTGTTATTCGTGAAGTTAGGAACTTGTTGTCTTTGTAGTTTGATGTAATAAAGGTTGAGTATTGACATCGAGCTTGTAATAATGTCGCGCACAAACTAGCAAGGTTTGGCGCTCCTTTGGATTCCTCTACACCAGTAGTTTGGTGCTTATCTGTAACCTGGTGAACAGCGATTTAGCTGTTCCTTTGGAGTAATAGAAGTTTCCTTTCATCTAAAGAAAGTAATTCGAGCATAAATAATTGGACTATTATTGCCAAAAACTCATGAGGTATGAATTTTCCAAATCAAAATACACCTTGGATGAAGGTAGTGGTGGCTTATACAATCCAAAGTATTGTACTATTATTCTGCTACTTTTGGACagattagtttttctttttgcagctAAGACAAAATATTACATGGAACctataaaacaatatatatatatatatattgtggaaCAACTTTAATGAAGTGAACGAAATTAGCAGCTGTAGTATGCCATCAAGAATATGTAGTGATCTTTTATGCATGTGAGAAGTTtagccttatattatgaaatgaaTAATGTAATTCAAAataaggaataagtctacttaaCCCCCATCAACTATGGAGGTTCGTCTACTTAACCCTCATAGGTACAAAATTGGGTATTTGGCCCCCGAAAATTATTCCATACTATCTAGATCTACCACCTAAATGACTCTCTTGGGCTGTTTTGGTGGTGGTTGTGCCCATGTGGCAGCATCAACATAACAAGCCATGTGAATAAATCCACCACCAAAACTGCCCAAGAGATATAAGGGGTGTTAGGTAGACTTATTCCTTGAAATAATTGTAGATAAGTAGGATGTGTACCTGCTCCACAATGATGGGATCATCCCTGCTAACATTGACGATATAATTAAGCAATGGATCTAGATCATCCCGCACAGCTATGTATCCATACAACTCTACTAAGCCACCATCCACTCGAAGTTTAACCAACTCTAATGATAAAATTTGTAGCATGCTACAAGGAGAATGTGTGCAGCAAGTTCCAACGTGAATGATACAATGTGTGGTATTTGAATACCTCATTGCCTCCAACCGAGCTTCATAAAAAGTAAAGTAATAATGTAAGTTTCTCACTGGAAATTAATGCAGTGAACAAATACTTGCCATTTGAAAAGTATATGCATGAGCTATTTGATGATTATATGGCCTTATTGGAAAATTTTCCCTTTCATGTACAAAGTAGAAACAACCTTTTGTTCTTTTAACTAGGAATTGTGCTCCCCACCTGAAAAATTCTTCTTCAAGAACACCCAAAAGAAAGAATTGTCTCAAACTGCATATCGGTTGCTTCCAATGAAAGCATTGAGCATGGGGCTAATGAGGATTGAAGGGGATATCGACACAAATTGTATGGCATATTTCGTCCCAAAGCATATACACAATACATGCTATCCTTTTAGATGACATTAGTGTGCTAGGAGTTGACAAATGATTTCCAGTCCATTGGTGCCACAACTCAATACCCTCTAGTATCAACGCAGAAGAGTAAGAGAGGAGAGCAACCTCTATCCCTTTAATGGGATAAGACTCCTAATATCACCTACAAGCATATGGCAATAGGATTGTTCCACATAAGATACTCCAATGAATGTGATAAGACTAATGGGACTCCTGGAAACCCGCCTTTGTATGACAAAAGGGCAGGTAGACCCAGAAGGTCATTGAAAAGGGATGTCCAAACATGGAGTCCTAATACATTGCAGCTACTGTAACAAACCAAACCACAACTAGAAGGGATGTAAGTTCAGAAAAGCCGGTATTAAGCCTACAAAGCCAACAAAGAGAGAAGGTACAAAGATGCTTGAAGACCTACAGGGTAAGTAATCATCAAATAGGACTCAAGGGCAGACTACCTCTATAGCAAACCAGGTATATTATTTCCTTTACCAGCCTTCTAGACTATAGAACTTCAGTTCTAAATGCCTTTTCCCCCTGTCATGTGGCTAAGGCTTCCTGCATATCCATTCATCACACAAAACTAACAACCAAACAATTACTCAGAGCAGTAGAAACAACCTACGTTCTTTTTACTAGGAGTTGTGCTCCCTACCTGAAAATTCTTCTTGAGGAACACCCAAAAGAAAGCATTGCCACGAAATGCATATCAGTTGTTTCCAGTGAAAGCATTGAGCACGGGGCTAATGAGGATTGAAGAGGATATCAGAACAAATTTTATGGCAGATTTCGTCCCAAAGCATACAATACACAATAGTAGTCCTTTAGGTTATATATAGTATCTGAACTGCCTGAGGACCAAATTGTGTTATTGCTTGTCTGTTGCTGCCTGCAGGCTTGAAAAAAGAACTCGTATTGCTGGCAGTTCGTGGCTGCACGCATGGAGACATTAAACCTAATGGTAACTACAACAGTGTGGATGCCCATATTTAGATCTTTATTTGCACTTATAACTTTCATTTTCCTGTGTATTTGGCAGTTCAAATACATGctcaaaatttgtgtggcatggtttGATATGGAAGCAAAATTCAGGGAGAAA is a genomic window of Oryza glaberrima chromosome 7, OglaRS2, whole genome shotgun sequence containing:
- the LOC127779566 gene encoding uncharacterized protein LOC127779566 isoform X2; its protein translation is MRTLRSIPRLPRRPNAATSLAPMHRLSSPSRSPFTSMISAAPYWLLPPPVPTRRVSPPMVSPNPPVFRFPWEPRYMTTINRVKGNESGTPYRRPYISSANVVIPSRNQGMKNIDTKGTISEVIAGDEKIDKDVTVSEVICVNYDISGQIMKHDRCGDECRKSKTKEHMGGIIVSDDKEAIDDEGFVVDNTLPESRHRDGSIYRDMDMWWKKGYHIADRNERFAHQHGRP
- the LOC127779565 gene encoding uncharacterized protein LOC127779565, which gives rise to MHRLPSRSRRSPLLSFALVSSDAATSFSATHGMVSPNPPPARRVLRFPWEPRFMTTISRVKGNESGKPYRRPHISSANVIIPSQDKKDSVITQGMKNIDIKGTISEVIDGDEKTDKDVAASEVIYINYDILGQTVKHDGFGDEGQRSKAEEHMGGIVLSDDKEVIDDEEFIVNDVLPESRHHDGSIYRDMDMWWKRDYHIADRNETRLEAMRYSNTTHCIIHVGTCCTHSPCSMLQILSLELVKLRVDGGLVELYGYIAVRDDLDPLLNYIVNVSRDDPIIVEQGSLINMAGPKRGIDMMDYALIEYDMRIKTGEQEKDDIQLIDGASLIGPAGLWDEPYAIHLPGDYGVVEITLSRLCWAVEATVEVVILEVKSSFDLLLGCLTSGLDKEIRLFDDTITEPCGLKRSVVAVSMNSLIELNFKVGTLSSSFDQRCCSFKPKIHGHDTQEINTAFALILVKVTWSTLLL